The following nucleotide sequence is from Bacteroidota bacterium.
TTTATCCTGAACAAGCTTTTTCTTTTGGTTGCATCCAAACAGCAGGTTAAAACCAAACTTCACGCTGTATTCGCTTACATCTACGGGCATTGGAACAGAGGCGCCATCAACATTAGCCATATCGTATTGGAAAGGAAGATGATCGATTACAGAATAGAAGTTAAGTGGTCCTAAGCGTAAGCCAAGACCAAGACCAAAGGTATTCAGGTTTCCTTTTAAAAGCGAATAACTGCCAGAGATAGCAATCATTGGTATTGGTCTCCAGTTGGCTAAAAGGAGTATGTCAGATTCTACATAGCTTGGATAAAGATCCATACGTGAAAGAAAGCCCACATCAAAACCTTGTGTAAGGAAATATCTTCCTCCCAGGGTTACTTTTGGATGGAGGGTAGTTACGAAAGCTTCGTTCGAACCTGTTATGTTCAGGCTTTCTTTTAATGAATCGAGCAGCAGGTCTCCCGGATTGGTCGAGTCGTCAAGAGTCTGTTCGAGTCCGGTGTAAGCAAAGGTTCCGTTTAGCGAGGTAATTTGCGTATTTTCGCGCCATTTAATATACCCCAGATCAATTACACTGGCCGATAGCTGAATTCTTTCAGTAGGTTTAAAATGCACGCCTAAATCAATGCCCAGGCCCCAGTTGCTGCTAAAAATCTTTTTATAGCCTGCAGGCGAAATCATTGTGCTGTCGATCAGAAACTCCCCATCTAAATCTATCATGCCGTCTTCATCTACTGGAATCGTTACGCCGGTTGCAGCAACACGTGCCTGGTAGTTAGCTGTTAGCACCCATTCTTCGGTACTGGTGTACAAACTGGTATTGTTATTTACCGGGCTGATGGTGGCCAAACCGGCCAGGTATTTTGGCCTTATACCAATTTGAAGCCGGTCGTTGAAATTGCGTGATATGTTTAATCCAATTTCGGCATATTGGAGTGATTCAAAACCCACATCGCTGAAGTCATAGGTTCTTCCATCTTCGTTGCCAATAAGCAGAAACTCCATCAGGTCTTTCGAAAGAGTAAGGTTGTTGTTGGCCTTGATGGTTCCATCGAGGCTGAAGTACATTTCTTTGACCCGGAATCCGATGGAGAATAGATTCAGGTGAGCCGTCAAACCTAAGGATTCAACATCGCCAAAATTGTTTAAAAACTCGTTAATATCTGCTTTGGGATGAAAGGGGTGTATTAATGAATCCGTTTCAGGATCGAGCCAAAGCAGGTCAGAGCCACTTAATCCGCTTGTGTGGATGTTTACATAGAATTCGGAAAAAACAGGTAATGCTGCGTGTGCATCGCAAGAGGGTTGCGTAGCTGGATTAAACAAATACGATTGAGGCGCATTGCCAAGGTAATACATAGTGTTGGCTTGCCCGTAAAGTTTTTGACTTATCGAAGTAAAAACCAATAAAAACGATGCAATGTGAATAAGTTTGGTCAAATGCCTCATAATGGTTCAATTTATCAGTTAACTATATACTTTCCCTTGGCTTTCAAACCAAACTGAAAGTTTATTTTGCTGTTGACACCCACACGCACGGAGCTGACTGAACCATAATCGGTGGTGACCATGGCGGCATGGAATATGAGGTGGGTGGCGTTGGTTAAGATGTTTTCTGCAGTTACCGGGTCAATTTCTATGGCATCGGAGTATTCAATTACATTGGTTTCCACTACATTACCTGTAAAATCAACTGGAGCTGGTTTAATAAGTAAACCAGTTACAGGGTTCAGGTCGATGGTTCCAAGTGTGAGGTTGTTGATAGAATCGTAAACAATCAGGCTGCCACCAAAACCAATCGGGAAGTAATTCTTAAAAATGTAATGGATTTCAGCATATTCAATTTCGTAACTTACATCTTCATCTGCAGGCTCTTCGCGTATTTTTAGCGTATCGGTGTAAGAGAGGTCGGCCCTTAATTCAAGAGGTACTTCAACTTCAAGAATCATTTTCATCATGCTTTCCTGGTTGGCCCAATTGTTCATAGTAAGGGAATCTTCTCCCAGATTCGAATAAGCATTTGCTCTTATTAAAATATCTTCCGGTGTAGGTAAAGCAATAAGTTCATCGATATTGCTGGTTGTATTACGGTCGAACAAAAAAGACCCGAAATAGTCTGGCATAAGGTAATTGTCAGAATATAGAAGGTGGCTTGTTCCAAAATCGATGGTCACATCTGGTTTTGTGGTGTGATTGAGATTCATGTCCATCTGCACAGCAATTGGTATACCCATATTGTTTTCGTAACGAAGCCTGAACTTAGGATTGGTAACATTCAATTCCCCTTCAAGTTGGCTTATCAGGTCCGGAGCAAAATCATTTATAAGTGTATCGAGGTTTAAAGTCTGGTAGCCAAAAAAACCAAAAATACTTTTAAAGTTGTCCAATTGTTCTACCCCAAAAACAATTGAAATATTTTCGCCTGGGTTAATAAAGTCGTCAAAGGGATTTTTATGGATAACAGGGGTAAATTTAACGGAGATGGCCGATCTGAGCTGGTTGTCAAGAAATGTACGCATTGTGTAATCGTCGATGGGAAAGATAGCCTCTCGGGTTTCGTTGGGTGAAATATGGGTGATGGAATCGTAAAAATTAATGCCACCGGGACTTCGAAGCGATGCTGATGAGATCAAGAGGGTAACCTCATGATTGAATTGATTATGAACCTGCAATACAAGGCTGCCCTGGTCCATCATGGAGCTGTCGATTCGCATGGAATTGTTAAGCAGCAACTCGTATATGGTATCGTTGATTAATTGGGGCAGTTCGATACGCCCTACAGGGGGTAGAGGAATGACTATTGTTGGAGCTATTGTGTAGTCAAATCTTGGCTGAGCAGGAATGTTTAGCAGTTCCTTTACAGGCACATCAATCACAGAATCTTGCGAATAGACAAGTTTCACGGTATCGCCATCGATCACTATCAGTGAGTCCTCGCTGTTTTCACTCATTTCCAGCACTGTAAACTCGCCAAATACGAGTGGCATGGCTATTTGCCGTTCCATGGCAATTTGTTCCGAAAGTTTATCGAAATCAAGGTCGTCACGTTTGCAACTGCTTATGCAGGCAAGCAGAATGCCTGTTAAAACAAAAAATCTGGCTGGCTTCATGCATTCAGAGATTAAAATACCTATTCTACGGCATAGTTGTATAAAAAGTTGTTTCTTCCTCCTACTATCAGGTTAAAACTATTCGTGCTAACATCGAAATAGCCTATAGAGAATAGTGTACGCCCTTCCAGCGGAAAATCTTTATACAATTCGCCATTGTTGTTTACAAGAAATATCTTTTCATCTTTTACCGATACCAGACCTATTTTTCTATTGGTATAGGAGAAATGATAGTATACAGGTTTTTCGGTAATTTCGCTCTTGAAATCTTTTCTAAAAAGGCTTTTTCCTTGATGGTCAAATACCTGCAGGCTATTATTATCGAGAAAAATATAGTCATTCTTTCCGTCGGCATTTACATCTTTGTAGTCGAAATGGTGTTTTTCCGAGAATTCATCGAAAGATTGCTGTTCTGTTCTACCATCGAAATAGATTTTTACAATGGTGCCATTTTTTAAAGTGGTTACCAGGTATGATGCCTGCAAACTTCCACCATCGTGCAGGTATATATCGTTATTTGCAGATTTTTGAACTGCCACACTGGTCTGCACTCTTTCATTCCCCTGTCGGTCGAGCATGTAAACGCGATGGTTATCGGCACATACAATGAAATCTTTGTTTTCTATTCTGAAGTGACGAATAGATTGTTCGATTGGATGGTCTACACCATTAAATTTCCAGCCAGGAATAAGAGTGCCTTCTTTTGTGTAGGCATATATTTTACGGTCGGCACACGGAATAAAAAATCGGTATTCTTTGCTTCCTTCGTAATCGAAAACGGAAACACCGGCGGTAGCTTTTTCGCGGAGCTTGACAGGATATTTTTCCAGGTAATTGCCATTACGATCTATAATATGTAAATAGTTTTCGGTGCTAAAAACAATTTGTAGTTTTTTGTTTTTGTAAAAGTCGATCTGTACAATTTCAGAATTAATCTTTTCGTTTAGAGGTTGTTTCCAAAGAATTCGTCCGGCCTGGTTTAAAAGATAGATGGAATGTTTGTCATCCTGAACAAATATTTCATTTTGGTTGGTAAGATGGTTAACCACAAAAACGGGTTTGCTGCTATGGGTAGTGTCGAGCAGGCTTTCCCAAATGGTTTTAGGTTTTCCACGATAGTTGGCAAAATGCTTTATAAATACATTCAGATAAGGCAATTTGCTTACTTCGCTCATCTGAAAACCAAAGGCTTGTACCGAATTTAAATCGCTGCGTAGCTGAGCCCACTTTTGATTGAATTCCGGGCTTAACTGCTTTGAAAAATAGTGGTTCGAACGGCTCACGTTAATATAACCCAGCATATAGCTGTGAATGGTCAGATTATCGGCAAAATCGCGGTAAATCTCGTCGTTGGCAAGAGTCTTCTGCAGAACATACTGATATACAAACTGAGAGGCTTCATCATGACTTGGAGCAACGACCAGGTAATTATCCAATAACACCATATAACACTCTTCTGCAAGCTGAAAAAAGTTGCCTAATATACGGCCGAAAAGCGGTGTGATCGGAATCTTGTATACTGGAAATTGAAGGATATTGTCTGGGCTGTAAGTTTGAACTCCTGCCTCGGGATTGATCTGGCTAATTTTTTCAGTAAGGTGCTGCAACTCCTTTTCGGCCTCACTGCCACTTTTACATTTTAACACAAGGTAATTTATGGCAGGGGCATCACTCTTAAAATTTACTGAGGCTACACCAAGCTCATTATCAATAATTTTCAGAAAAAACTGTTCAAAATCGAGACCGTATTTCGAATTCATATTGGCCAGGTTGGCCTGATAAGTATCGTATTTTCCACAAGCTTTTAAATAGACCATGTAATTCCTGTAAGATTTCTCTGCTTCAGAAATGCCAAAGGCCAGAAAAGATCCTGTAGAGGCTGGTAGCACCTTGTCAATAGTGATTGGCACAGGACGGCCTTGCGATACCATGCCGATTAAGTTTTCATTCCCTTCCTGATTCTGCGAAAACCCATTTAGCATTAACAGGTTGTTTTTAATATTCAGGTCGAGAGAAGCCCAAAGACCCAGATTTTTATATTTTTTGGCTGCCTCCGATAAATTGCTGTGACTGATGAGCGAGAATATCTTTCCTGCCTGGCTAAAATCGATGTACAGATTTGCTTGTTTATTTAATCCTGAAGTGCTTGTAATTTTTTCAAAATCAGGCTTGTCGAGTAAGGATTCATTTCGAGTAGATTGTCGAATAGCATCTTCAATAATAACCGGCGAATTGCTATAAGCCAGAAAGCCGTTTATTTGGGCTAACGCAATAACTCTTTTGTTAGTAAGGCTAATGGAATAAATTGTTTTGCCCTCGTAGCGACGTTCTGAGAAGTCGCTGATTAGTTTCGATTGATTGTGATGAAGGTATTGACGCACCTCCCTTTCGCTTAGATTATAAGGGAGGCTCAATAATACAAGATGATGAACCTTGTTTGAGCCTGAGAAATGGCCCGATACATAGAGGGTATTACTTGTAACATGTTTCCCAAATTTTCCATTTTCGTCAATAAGTGAATCGAGTAGAAAAAGTTCGTGGTCAATTCGTTCGAAGGCCTCAATAGTGCATAAGTCGTTCCAGACGACTATTTCTTCCTGGTCGAGTTGGCTCGCAATGCCAAAGCCATTAAGCTTTAGTATATACGCAGCATCTTGTGGAATTAGCTTAAGCGGGTTTGCTTCAGTTTTGGTACCCGAATAAATAACTAGAATGCCAATTAAGATCGAAACGCAAATGGTTAAAATAATACCTAAAATCAGCACCTTCCGTTCCATGCAGTTTTTTGGTTGTTTTTTCAAAAATACGAAATAGGGGGCTTTGTTTTTTTTTCATTTACTAACAGTGCACTGCATCGGGGTTTATTAATAATGGAGCTTAAAGTGCAGGCATGTTATTTTAACCCCAAACCATTTTTACAAGCCCCTTTGACTTAAGTTTACTATTATTGCATGGCTCAATTTTATAAAAAGTATTCACTCTTTTGTCAATTCAGTTTATAAAATGATTATGCCTTATTTGGATGAATAATAATATGAATTCAATTACCCCAAAATTGCACGAAAGCTGGAAACAAGTATTAAAGGATGAATTTGAGTCTCCCTACTTTTTAAAGCTAAAGGAGTTTTTAGTCACTGAAAGGAATTCCTATATTGTTTATCCAAAAGGAAACCTCATTTTTAATGCTTTAGACCGAACTCCCTTTGATCAGGTGCGCGTGGTGCTGCTTGGGCAGGATCCTTATCATGGCCCGGATCAGGCACATGGCCTTTCATTTTCGGTGCCATTTGGTATCAAACCACCCCCTTCGCTTGTAAACATCTATAAAGAACTTTCAACTGACTGTAGCATACCGGTTCCACATCACGGAAACCTCGAAAAATGGGCCTCGCAGGGAGTATTGTTACTCAATTCCACCCTTACTGTGCGAGCCAATCAGGCTGGTTCTCACCAAGGGAGAGGTTGGGAGCTGTTTACAAATTCAATTATCTGCAAACTTTCGGAACAGAAAAACGGGATTGTATTTTTGTTATGGGGTCGCTTTGCCCAGCAGAAACTTAGCCTGATTGACCAGAAAAAACACTTTGTGCTGCTGGCAGCTCATCCATCACCATTATCGGCCTATCAGGGTTTTTTTGGATGCAAACATTTCTCGAAAACTAACGAATTGCTGTTGAAACAGGGTTTAGCCACTATTGATTGGAACCCGGGCGAAGGTGGAATATTTGCCTGAAAGCAATTCAGCTTGCTTAATTAAGATCAGTTATGTTCTTTTCAGCCAGGGCTTTGTATGCTTGCTGTATTTTTTCAGATCTTTTGTTTTCGGTATACTGTGCCAATAAAGCTACCAGCAGAGAAAAAATAATTACCGAGGCTTTTAAAAGTTGAATCTTTTTCATGGTGTGAGTTTTTTGCGTTCTGCTTCTAACACACACTAAAGCAATTTTACCCTTACTTTATTCGTGAGACTTAAATTTCATGAGTTCACGAAATGAGATTTTATAGTCGAATCTCGATTTAAATCAGGACAGAAAGCGGGTGCGCGGGTAAATACCCCGCCTCTTGAGGCGAATAAAATAAAATCCTTTTAATAGACCCCGTCAGCTTGCTGCGGGGAGCTTCATTCGAAAAGATACTAAAAGAATACTGGATTAAAGTGTTTGTCGATATAAGAAAGCCTTATTTGGCCTGTGCTCAGATTTTCGAATACCATATAAAGGTTGTCTCCAAGCTGACAGTAACCAAAATCTCTCTCGCTTACTGCTTTTTCCTCAATAAAGTTCCAGTTTGTATTGTATCGGATAAGCTTATTGCCGTCTTTTACAAGGAAGGATTCTCCCAAAAGGTCGTTTTCCGGATGAACGGCAAAATATTTATCGATTCCACCTATTTTGCTTAGCGCACAGTTTTCGTCGAAACGATAAAGCGAAGTGGTGTTATTTTTTTTGGAATACACGGCAAAGTCGATACTGTTTTGTAAGGGGTTTTTAATCACAAAAAGCAATTGGTCCCATTCCATTTCGGTTTCAGAAAGAGGGATGGTTTTTGACTCGAAAACTACACTTGGGTTTTTAAATTTTTCTATAAATACCGTTTTTTCAGAAGCATTAAAATTCAGGTAGTAAAGTTTATTGTTGAGGTTAAAAAGGAAGGGTTTTGTCGACGCATTAGGCTGGGAAAATACTTTTGTCCATACTTTAATGCGTGTTTCATCAAAAAAATCGATTTTAAAATTTCCTTGTGCATTGAATCCTGTAAAAAGAATTCCTTCGTTGTAATCGATCGGGTTGCTTTGACTTGTTTCGAATAAGTCATTTTGGTCCGACGATTTGTAAAACAGAAAACTCTTCGATCCTGTTTCAGTCATGTTAATTGCCAGGATAGAATCACCCAGAAAGTTCGATTCTCCAAGAGATTCTTTTAAATCGGCAGTATTTTCAAATCGGTTTTCTGCTTTGAGTTTAGTGTTGAGCAAGTAAAAAATTTCCTTTGCTATTTCGCCTGACTGGCCAGACTTATTTACACTTAAAAGTATGGATTGTCCTGTGAAAACAGCATAGTTGGCTTTGAGGTACGAATCAGATTTTAATATGCTTCCATTATCAAGCACTTCGATCTGTTTCTCAATGGAAGAATTTAGTTTGTTGTTTAAAAAGACTTCGAGCAGAATAGTATACTTTCCGGCGGAGGCGAAGGTATGCGAGGCTTGTGGAAGCTCATATACGTTCCCATCACTCACGGTCCATTGCACTTGCGAACCCTGAGAGTGACTCAGACTAATTAATGAAACAGCTTGGTTTGTTGTAGTAACGACTGGGATGTCGAAATTGGCTGAATTGACTATTGTGTTTTCTGTCTCCTGCTCGCACGAAACAATGCCAAAGAATAGCACTATTAATAATGCAATTTGGATTAATCTATTCGGGTTATTGTGAGCTGTAAAAAACATGTTTCCTGTCAAATCGATACTGAAAGTAACGATTAGAAGCGGTAGCCGTCATATGTTTTTGATAAACTGGCCAATAGTTAAGGGCAACGGAAACTTTTTATCGATTGGAGCAAAATAGGATACACCAAAGGCGATAATTTATTTTAGCTTTTATTATCGGTTGCGTAAAGAAAGTATCGATAAAAAAGGGATAAAAAAAGCTGTCAGATTTCTGACAGCTTGATGTTTTTTATTCAGGCTAAAACTTATAGGCAAATAACACAATTTTGACCCTGAAATTCATTGGTAGTCAATTTATCTGGTTCGGGGTCATTTATCCACTTTGCCTGATCGGCAAAATACTTATATTGGTATTCTTTGCCTGTTTCCAGGTTGAGGGTAACCGAAAACTCCCCACCTTTAAGTTTCTTCATCGGGTTGGCAAGGCGATCCCAGTTATTAAAATCGCCCACCAGGTAGACTTCTGAAAATCCATTTGCTGCAGGCTGATCCAGTTTAAAGGTAACCTTGCATTCGGGCTTTGTGGCCAGGTACTTTTTCGAAAGACTCATATTGTTTAGTTTTTAGGTTGTTTAAATTCGAAATTAATTTCAACGAACAATGCAAATTTACCCTTAAAATAGCAATTTATGAATGAATAAACACTAAAAATTTATTAATTCTCAAGGCTTATTAGATAAAAGTTGAACCGAAAGGCCATGTTTTTCAAAATGGGCTTTTATTCGTGAGACTTAAATTTCATGAGTTCACGAAATGAAATTTTATAGTCGAATCCCGATTTAATCGGGACTGAAAGCGGGTGCGCTAGTAAATACCCCGCCTCTTGTGGCGAATAAAATAAAATCCTTTGCAGGTACCCCGTCAGCATGCTGAGGGGAGCTTCATTTGCGAATATGTCGTATCATTTTCAGGGCCATATCAAACAGAACAATCTTTGCATTGGCATTTCGCTCAATGTCAGCACTAGATGAGGTAAACTCATGGCAAATATCGATAATATTGCGGCCATTCACAAAAGGATGAAATTTTTCAGAAAAGGCTTCTTCTTCATTTGAGAGGTAAAGTAGATCATTGTTTTGGAGGTTTTTTATGAAGTTTTCGCGCACCAGTTTTAAGGCATATTTGAAAAAGCCTTTCAGCCTTTCGCGACCGATGCTTGCCATCTCCTCCACCCAGATATTTATTTCAGGTATGGCACCCTTGTAACACAGGCGCATAAATATTCCAAATTGCTCAAATTGGAAGGCTGTTTCTTCCGAAGTTTCGAGTATTTCCTGGGCGGCAATCAAACTACCACCTGCCAACCGTGCTACATTTGTGGCTTGAGGAGGCGGAAGGTGGTGTTTTTCAACTAAATAATTCGCAAGTTCGTCGTGGTCGATTTTCGACAATTTTACGGGTTGGGTGCGTGAGGAAATGGTAATTAACACTTGCTCAGGAATTTCTGAAATCATCAGAAAAATAGTTTTCTCCGGAGGTTCTTCTACCAATTTAAGAAGCATGTTTGCTGCAGCGGAATGCATTTTTTCTGGTAGCCACAGGATGAGAAATTTATAGTCGCTCTCGAACGATTTAAGGTTTAGTTTGCGTATAATGGCTTCGCTGTCGTTGCGCGAAATAAGTGCTTGCTTGTTTTCTATTTCCATTAAGTTATACCACCTTGAGGAAAGAAAATAAGGGTTTTGAAGCAATGTTTCACGCCAGAGTGGCAGGTAATCGTCACTTGTCGGATCTTTCTTTACTTCCTTTGAAGTGTTGACAGGGTATACAAAATGCAAGTCAGGATGTGATAAGTGCGCAAACTTTTTACAACTGATACATACACCGCATGAATCTTCTTTCGAACGGTTTGTGCAGGCTATGTATTGCGCATAGGCTATGGCTAAGGGGAGAGTGCCTGAACCTTCGGGACCAAAAAATAATTGGGCATGAGGTATCCGGCCTGCTGTCACCGACTGCCTCAAATGGTCTTTTACCCGATCTTGTCCTATTACCTGATTAAAAAGCATATTTTAAGCTTTCAAAATTAGCGAAAGAATTGACTTTTCTTTAAAATGCAGTATCTCAAATTTAGATTTGCTTTCAGAGTAAATATTATTGTGAAGTTTATAACAATACCGCTAAAACTGATATCAATCAGTTTAATAAGTTTTCTTACCTTTGTGCTTCAAAATGTAAAACCAAAAAGTTTATTGTATGCAACTAATTGATAATTATAATTTTGCTGGCAAAAGAGCCATTGTAAGAGTCGACTTTAATGTGCCGCTTAACAAAGAAACCTTTGAAGTAACCGATGATACACGTATACGTGGCGCATTGCCAACCATCAATAAAATATTAAAAGATGGTGGTTCAGTGATTCTTATGTCGCATTTGGGTCGCCCAAAAGCTGGTCCAGAGAAAAAATCATCGCTTCAACATGTAATTCCTGCACTTAAAGCTTTAATGGGTGGCAAAAACATTCTTTTTTGCGACGATTGCATGAAGGCAAAGCCAATGGCTGATGCACTTAAAAGCGGTGAGATTCTCTTGTTGGAGAACCTTCGTTTTTACGAAGAAGAAGAAGGAAAGCCGCGACTGGCAGAAGATGCCAGCGAAGAAGAAAAAAAGGCTGGTAAGGCTAGAGTGAAAGAAAGCCAAAAGAATTTTGTAGCTACCCTGGCTAGTTATGCCGATGTTTACGTGAACGATGCTTTTGGTACTGCTCACCGCGCCCATGGTTCAACAGCCCTAATTGCCGATCATTTCGATGTGAAGGATAAAATGTTTGGGTACCTTATCGTGAAGGAACTTGAAGCAATGGATAAGGTTATTAAATCGGCAGATAAACCCAAAACAGCCATTATGGGTGGTGCAAAGGTATCCGATAAAATTCTTATTATCAAAAGGCTTCTTCCTACCATCGATAACCTTATCATCGGTGGTGGTATGACTTATACCTTTATTAAAGCCCAAGGCGGAAAGATAGGAAAATCACTTTGTGAAGAAGATAAGCTGGACCTTGCTCTTGAAATTCTTCAGGAAGCCAAGGCGCACAATGTAAAAGTGTATTTGCCAACCGATGCAGTGAATGCAGATGCCTTCGATGCCAATGCTAATACTTCAATCTCAAAAACCAACGAAACTCCTGATGGTTGGATGGGGCTTGACATTGCGGACGAATCCATTGCCACTTTCTCACAGGTAATTGCCGATTCGAAAATAGTGTTATGGAATGGTCCGATGGGTGTTTTTGAAATGGATAAGTTTTCGAAAGGAACTTCTGCCATTGCAAAAGCGCTTGCACTGGCTACCTCCAAGGGTGCCTTTACACTGGTTGGTGGTGGCGATTCAGTTGCTGCTGTGAATAAAAATAAGCTAGCCGATAAAGTGGGATATGTGTCAACCGGTGGAGGTGCCATGCTAGAATACATGGAAGGTAAAGCCTTGCCGGGAATTCTTGCAATCCGAGGCGAATAAAGAGAATTACATTACCTTTTGATAATCCCCCGGATTGGTTATTTTTACACCAGTCCGGGGTTTTTATCTTCTCTTTTTGGCCTAAGTGTAAATAGCCAACCCACTCTCTGGCATCAAAGGGTGAAATTTGATTTAAGACTAAGGAAAACAATCAAAATTAGATCAATATGAGTTTCGAGAAAATTGCAATTTTAGGTGGGGGCAACCTGGGTTCTTCAATTGCACAGGGGATAATCAGTGCAGGCATTACCCAGGCTAATCACATAAAAGTTACCCGTCGAAGAGTGCATCTGCTTGATAAATTAAAAGAGATAGGCATTGTAGTAATGGCCGAAAACGATAAGGCTGTGAAGGATGCAAGTCTTATAATATTGGCTGTGAAGCCTCACCAGATCAATTCACTTCTTGCTGAAGTAGCTGAGCATATTGTTGCTTCTAAACCACTCGTAGTGTCAGTAATTACTGGAGTTTCTATTGCGCAGCTAAAAGAATCTCTGCCTGGCGTTTCCATCGTAAGAGCTATGCCCAATACTGCCATTGCCTTATGCGATTCCATGACCTGTATTTCGGGTGATGGCGAGTCGAAGGAATCGGAAAAGAAGGTAAAGGAATTCTTTGATCAACTCGGTGAGACTATAGTAATTAATGAAGAGTTAATGGGAGCTGCAACAGTAGTCGGAGCCTGTGGTATCGCCTTTGCATTGCGTTTTATGCGTGCTATGTCGCAAGGTGGTATCGAAATAGGATTTGGGGCCGAGGTTTCTCAACTTATTACTGCTCAAACCATTAAGGGGGCAGCCCGATTAATACTCGAAAGTAACAATCATCCGGAGAAAGAAATTGATAAAGTGACTACCCCAATGGGAGTTACCATTTCGGGATTGAATGAGATGGAACATCAGGGTTTTAGCTCGGCAGTGATTAAAGGTTTGCTCACTTCTTTCAATAAGCTGGACCTTATGAAAACCAAAAAATCGGAATAGACTTAAAAAATTGACCGGCATGAAAATCGATAACAAATTTGCTGAATTTTTGTACGAACAGCATGGCATTTTTAAAACCTCAGTGCCTTCCATGCTCAAAGCGCATGCGTTTACAGATAACTTAATTAATTTTTTATTT
It contains:
- a CDS encoding DUF3352 domain-containing protein; protein product: MERKVLILGIILTICVSILIGILVIYSGTKTEANPLKLIPQDAAYILKLNGFGIASQLDQEEIVVWNDLCTIEAFERIDHELFLLDSLIDENGKFGKHVTSNTLYVSGHFSGSNKVHHLVLLSLPYNLSEREVRQYLHHNQSKLISDFSERRYEGKTIYSISLTNKRVIALAQINGFLAYSNSPVIIEDAIRQSTRNESLLDKPDFEKITSTSGLNKQANLYIDFSQAGKIFSLISHSNLSEAAKKYKNLGLWASLDLNIKNNLLMLNGFSQNQEGNENLIGMVSQGRPVPITIDKVLPASTGSFLAFGISEAEKSYRNYMVYLKACGKYDTYQANLANMNSKYGLDFEQFFLKIIDNELGVASVNFKSDAPAINYLVLKCKSGSEAEKELQHLTEKISQINPEAGVQTYSPDNILQFPVYKIPITPLFGRILGNFFQLAEECYMVLLDNYLVVAPSHDEASQFVYQYVLQKTLANDEIYRDFADNLTIHSYMLGYINVSRSNHYFSKQLSPEFNQKWAQLRSDLNSVQAFGFQMSEVSKLPYLNVFIKHFANYRGKPKTIWESLLDTTHSSKPVFVVNHLTNQNEIFVQDDKHSIYLLNQAGRILWKQPLNEKINSEIVQIDFYKNKKLQIVFSTENYLHIIDRNGNYLEKYPVKLREKATAGVSVFDYEGSKEYRFFIPCADRKIYAYTKEGTLIPGWKFNGVDHPIEQSIRHFRIENKDFIVCADNHRVYMLDRQGNERVQTSVAVQKSANNDIYLHDGGSLQASYLVTTLKNGTIVKIYFDGRTEQQSFDEFSEKHHFDYKDVNADGKNDYIFLDNNSLQVFDHQGKSLFRKDFKSEITEKPVYYHFSYTNRKIGLVSVKDEKIFLVNNNGELYKDFPLEGRTLFSIGYFDVSTNSFNLIVGGRNNFLYNYAVE
- the ung gene encoding uracil-DNA glycosylase, translated to MNSITPKLHESWKQVLKDEFESPYFLKLKEFLVTERNSYIVYPKGNLIFNALDRTPFDQVRVVLLGQDPYHGPDQAHGLSFSVPFGIKPPPSLVNIYKELSTDCSIPVPHHGNLEKWASQGVLLLNSTLTVRANQAGSHQGRGWELFTNSIICKLSEQKNGIVFLLWGRFAQQKLSLIDQKKHFVLLAAHPSPLSAYQGFFGCKHFSKTNELLLKQGLATIDWNPGEGGIFA
- a CDS encoding PKD domain-containing protein — translated: MFFTAHNNPNRLIQIALLIVLFFGIVSCEQETENTIVNSANFDIPVVTTTNQAVSLISLSHSQGSQVQWTVSDGNVYELPQASHTFASAGKYTILLEVFLNNKLNSSIEKQIEVLDNGSILKSDSYLKANYAVFTGQSILLSVNKSGQSGEIAKEIFYLLNTKLKAENRFENTADLKESLGESNFLGDSILAINMTETGSKSFLFYKSSDQNDLFETSQSNPIDYNEGILFTGFNAQGNFKIDFFDETRIKVWTKVFSQPNASTKPFLFNLNNKLYYLNFNASEKTVFIEKFKNPSVVFESKTIPLSETEMEWDQLLFVIKNPLQNSIDFAVYSKKNNTTSLYRFDENCALSKIGGIDKYFAVHPENDLLGESFLVKDGNKLIRYNTNWNFIEEKAVSERDFGYCQLGDNLYMVFENLSTGQIRLSYIDKHFNPVFF
- a CDS encoding isoamylase early set domain-containing protein, with the protein product MSLSKKYLATKPECKVTFKLDQPAANGFSEVYLVGDFNNWDRLANPMKKLKGGEFSVTLNLETGKEYQYKYFADQAKWINDPEPDKLTTNEFQGQNCVICL
- a CDS encoding DNA polymerase III subunit delta produces the protein MLFNQVIGQDRVKDHLRQSVTAGRIPHAQLFFGPEGSGTLPLAIAYAQYIACTNRSKEDSCGVCISCKKFAHLSHPDLHFVYPVNTSKEVKKDPTSDDYLPLWRETLLQNPYFLSSRWYNLMEIENKQALISRNDSEAIIRKLNLKSFESDYKFLILWLPEKMHSAAANMLLKLVEEPPEKTIFLMISEIPEQVLITISSRTQPVKLSKIDHDELANYLVEKHHLPPPQATNVARLAGGSLIAAQEILETSEETAFQFEQFGIFMRLCYKGAIPEINIWVEEMASIGRERLKGFFKYALKLVRENFIKNLQNNDLLYLSNEEEAFSEKFHPFVNGRNIIDICHEFTSSSADIERNANAKIVLFDMALKMIRHIRK
- a CDS encoding phosphoglycerate kinase, producing MQLIDNYNFAGKRAIVRVDFNVPLNKETFEVTDDTRIRGALPTINKILKDGGSVILMSHLGRPKAGPEKKSSLQHVIPALKALMGGKNILFCDDCMKAKPMADALKSGEILLLENLRFYEEEEGKPRLAEDASEEEKKAGKARVKESQKNFVATLASYADVYVNDAFGTAHRAHGSTALIADHFDVKDKMFGYLIVKELEAMDKVIKSADKPKTAIMGGAKVSDKILIIKRLLPTIDNLIIGGGMTYTFIKAQGGKIGKSLCEEDKLDLALEILQEAKAHNVKVYLPTDAVNADAFDANANTSISKTNETPDGWMGLDIADESIATFSQVIADSKIVLWNGPMGVFEMDKFSKGTSAIAKALALATSKGAFTLVGGGDSVAAVNKNKLADKVGYVSTGGGAMLEYMEGKALPGILAIRGE